GTACCGAAACATCGTTCGGCAACGGCGGCCTGATCCAGCGCGAAGGCGTCTATCCCTATGCATTTCCGCGCGATCTCGGCGCCCTGATCCGGTACGCCGGCAATCGCGCCCCGGATGTGCGCTATCACGCCGCCAGCCTCGTCAGGTCGATGCCCTTTCTGTACCGGTACTGGCGCCATTCGCATCCGGCGCGCCACGCGGCCATCGCGGCGCGGTACGCCGCGCTGATCGAACATTGCCTGGCGGAGCACCATAGCCTGGCGGACGCGGCCGGCGCGCGGGAATTGATCCGGCCCACGGGATGGATCAAGGTCTTCCGCCGCGCCGCCGCGCGCGACGCGGAGATCCGCGTGGCCGAACGCTGGCGTGGCGAATTCGATGTCGGCTTCGAAGCGCTGGATGCCCAGGCGCTGCGCCGGCTGGAGCCCGCGTTGAGCCCCTCGCTGGCGGGCGGCCTGCGCTATACCGACGCCCAGTCGGTGTCCGATCCCCATGCGCTGGTCGCCGCCTACGCGCGGCACTTCGAGTCGCTGGGCGGCCGTATCCTGACCGGCGATGCCGCCACGCTGGAAGGCGAATGGCAGGTACGTACCGATCAGGGCGCCGTGCGCGCGCCGCGGGCGGTCGTGGCCCTGGGACCGTGGGCGGACGTGGTGACCCGCCGGCTGGGCTACCGCCTTCCGCTGGCCGTCAAGCGCGGCTACCACATGCATTACGCCGCCGATGGCGACGCGCGGCTGGGCCATCCCGTCCTGGACGCGGACAACGGTTTCCTGCTGGCGCCGATGGCGCGTGGAATCCGCCTGACCACGGGC
Above is a genomic segment from Bordetella genomosp. 11 containing:
- a CDS encoding NAD(P)/FAD-dependent oxidoreductase yields the protein MKFDVLVLGAGIVGVCAAAHLQMRGKSVALIDRKPPGTETSFGNGGLIQREGVYPYAFPRDLGALIRYAGNRAPDVRYHAASLVRSMPFLYRYWRHSHPARHAAIAARYAALIEHCLAEHHSLADAAGARELIRPTGWIKVFRRAAARDAEIRVAERWRGEFDVGFEALDAQALRRLEPALSPSLAGGLRYTDAQSVSDPHALVAAYARHFESLGGRILTGDAATLEGEWQVRTDQGAVRAPRAVVALGPWADVVTRRLGYRLPLAVKRGYHMHYAADGDARLGHPVLDADNGFLLAPMARGIRLTTGAEFAGRDAPPSPRQLAAVEPFARGLFPLGPRVDAAPWMGCRPCTPDMMPVIGPAPRHPGLWFAFGHAHHGFTLGPVTGRLIADMIEGARPFVDPTPFRAERLL